From Ruminococcus sp. HUN007, a single genomic window includes:
- a CDS encoding ribose-phosphate pyrophosphokinase, translating to MSMNSSNVAVFNPETSVAPLGLIAMNGAGELGDKINSYLVEWAKQSGLDKDGFLIESQCPRFASGDGKGLIKSTVRGKDLFIIVDVNNYSCKYKMFGQENFMSPDDHYQDLKRIIQAASGKAHRINVIMPILYGGRQHRRNYRESLDCAWALQELQSMGVSNIVTFDAHDPRVHNAIPLMGFDNVMPTYQVLKTMYRNIKDLHITKDNFMIVSPDEGALNRNMYYASVLGVELGMFYKRRDYSRIENGRNPIVAHEYLGRDVEGMDIFVADDIISSGQSVLDIAYQLKEKKANKIYAYATYGLFTDGLEKFDQAYKDGYINGILGTNLTYRTPELLKREWFMEVDVSKYIAYFISAINHDISISSVIDPHEKIKQLLEKYNQ from the coding sequence ATGTCTATGAATTCTTCAAATGTTGCGGTTTTCAATCCTGAAACAAGTGTTGCCCCTCTTGGTCTCATCGCTATGAACGGCGCCGGTGAACTCGGCGACAAGATCAACAGCTATCTTGTTGAATGGGCTAAGCAGAGCGGCCTTGACAAGGACGGCTTCCTTATTGAAAGCCAGTGTCCGCGTTTTGCATCAGGCGACGGCAAGGGCCTCATCAAGTCAACAGTACGAGGCAAGGATCTTTTCATTATCGTTGACGTAAACAACTACAGCTGCAAGTACAAGATGTTCGGTCAGGAAAACTTCATGTCACCTGACGATCACTATCAGGATCTCAAGAGAATCATTCAGGCTGCAAGCGGCAAGGCACACAGAATAAACGTTATAATGCCTATCCTCTACGGCGGAAGACAGCACAGAAGAAATTACCGTGAATCTCTCGACTGTGCATGGGCACTTCAGGAACTCCAGAGCATGGGCGTTTCAAACATCGTAACATTTGACGCACACGATCCTAGAGTACACAACGCTATCCCGCTCATGGGCTTTGACAATGTAATGCCTACATACCAGGTTCTCAAGACAATGTACAGAAACATCAAGGACCTTCACATCACAAAGGACAACTTCATGATCGTAAGTCCTGATGAAGGCGCCCTTAACAGAAACATGTACTACGCTTCGGTTCTCGGCGTTGAACTTGGTATGTTCTACAAGAGACGTGACTACTCAAGAATCGAAAACGGAAGAAACCCTATCGTAGCTCACGAATACCTCGGAAGAGACGTTGAAGGCATGGACATCTTCGTTGCCGATGACATCATCTCATCAGGTCAGTCTGTTCTCGACATCGCATACCAGCTCAAGGAAAAGAAAGCTAACAAGATCTACGCTTACGCAACATACGGTCTCTTCACAGACGGTCTTGAAAAGTTCGACCAGGCATACAAAGACGGTTACATCAACGGCATCCTCGGCACAAACCTCACATACAGAACACCTGAACTTCTCAAGAGAGAATGGTTCATGGAAGTTGACGTTTCAAAATACATCGCTTACTTTATTTCTGCTATCAACCACGACATCTCTATCAGCAGCGTCATCGATCCGCACGAAAAGATCAAACAGCTTCTTGAAAAGTACAATCAGTGA
- a CDS encoding helix-hairpin-helix domain-containing protein — protein sequence MATEEDTYIYSTEAPVFTDTPETTSDDTAQITADGSGSSLININTADKSTLMSLDGIGEKKADSIIEYRTQNGPFSDIHDLQNISGIGKKTVETLAPFITAG from the coding sequence ATGGCAACTGAAGAAGATACTTATATATATAGTACGGAAGCCCCGGTATTTACAGACACGCCGGAAACAACATCCGATGACACAGCACAGATAACGGCAGACGGATCCGGTTCCTCTCTGATAAACATAAATACTGCAGACAAAAGCACCCTTATGTCACTTGATGGCATCGGCGAAAAGAAAGCTGACAGCATTATAGAATACCGGACGCAGAACGGACCGTTTTCCGATATACATGATCTTCAGAACATATCCGGCATCGGAAAAAAGACTGTGGAGACACTTGCACCGTTCATTACCGCAGGCTAA
- the rpmG gene encoding 50S ribosomal protein L33 produces the protein MRVKVTLACTECKQRNYATKKNKKNDPDRIEMNKYCKFCRKHTLHRETK, from the coding sequence GTGAGAGTTAAGGTAACATTAGCTTGTACAGAATGCAAGCAGCGTAATTACGCAACAAAGAAGAACAAGAAGAACGACCCTGACAGAATTGAAATGAACAAGTACTGCAAGTTCTGCAGAAAGCATACTCTGCACAGGGAAACAAAGTAA
- the secE gene encoding preprotein translocase subunit SecE, with amino-acid sequence MAKEDLKSEKKKEKTPAKSSAKNQKKQPNKVAKYFKDLRSEFKKVVWPTKKQVINNTTVVLVTILLIGIFVGAFDTIGGWALKMFLNK; translated from the coding sequence ATGGCAAAGGAAGATTTAAAATCTGAAAAGAAAAAGGAAAAAACTCCGGCAAAGTCTTCTGCCAAAAATCAGAAGAAGCAGCCAAACAAGGTTGCTAAATACTTCAAAGACCTTAGGAGCGAATTCAAGAAGGTCGTATGGCCAACAAAGAAGCAGGTCATCAACAACACAACTGTTGTTCTCGTGACTATCCTTCTTATCGGAATCTTTGTAGGCGCATTCGATACTATCGGCGGATGGGCTCTGAAGATGTTCTTAAACAAATAA
- the nusG gene encoding transcription termination/antitermination protein NusG: MSEAAKWYVIHTYSGYENKVKQNIEKVVENRKLHDLILEVRVPTEKVTEITDGKTKEVERKTFPGYVLLKMVYTDESWYIVKSTRGVTGFVGPASEPTPLSEKEVEALGVSLDTPAVEVNISAGDSVRVSGTAMDGFVGVVQKVDIDNGTVDVLVSMFGRETPATLSLTQVIRLDDI, translated from the coding sequence ATGTCAGAAGCAGCAAAATGGTATGTTATTCACACTTATTCGGGTTATGAGAACAAAGTAAAACAGAACATCGAAAAAGTTGTTGAAAACAGGAAGCTTCACGACCTGATCCTTGAAGTAAGAGTACCTACAGAAAAGGTAACAGAAATTACTGACGGCAAGACGAAGGAAGTGGAAAGAAAAACATTTCCGGGCTATGTTCTGCTGAAAATGGTATACACTGATGAATCATGGTACATAGTAAAGAGTACACGAGGTGTTACAGGATTTGTTGGTCCTGCGTCTGAACCGACTCCGCTTTCAGAGAAGGAAGTTGAGGCACTTGGTGTTTCACTTGATACTCCAGCGGTTGAAGTAAACATTTCTGCCGGAGACAGTGTTCGTGTATCAGGTACTGCAATGGACGGATTTGTTGGTGTGGTACAGAAGGTCGATATTGACAATGGTACTGTTGACGTTCTTGTTTCAATGTTCGGCCGCGAAACTCCGGCTACGCTTAGCCTTACACAGGTTATCAGGCTGGATGATATTTAA
- the rplK gene encoding 50S ribosomal protein L11 encodes MAQKVVGYIKLQIAAGKATPAPPVGPALGQHGVNIMAFTKEFNERTKNDIGLIIPVVITVYADRTFSFVTKTPPAAVLIKKACGIESGSGVPNKTKVAKITKDQIRKIAETKMPDLNAATIETAMSMIAGTARSMGVTVED; translated from the coding sequence ATGGCACAGAAAGTCGTTGGCTATATTAAATTACAGATCGCTGCAGGTAAGGCAACACCTGCTCCACCGGTTGGTCCTGCTTTAGGTCAGCACGGTGTAAACATCATGGCTTTTACAAAGGAATTCAATGAAAGAACTAAGAATGATATCGGTCTTATCATCCCTGTTGTAATCACAGTTTATGCTGACCGTACATTCTCATTCGTTACAAAGACACCGCCGGCTGCAGTTCTTATCAAGAAGGCTTGCGGAATCGAAAGCGGTTCAGGCGTACCTAACAAGACAAAGGTAGCTAAGATCACTAAGGATCAGATCAGAAAGATCGCTGAAACAAAGATGCCTGACCTTAACGCTGCAACTATCGAAACAGCTATGAGCATGATCGCTGGTACAGCACGTTCAATGGGCGTTACAGTAGAAGACTGA
- the rplA gene encoding 50S ribosomal protein L1 yields MKHGKKYNDSVKTIEADKFYDSAEALDLVCKNAKAKFDETVEVHVRLGVDSRHADQQVRGAVVLPNGTGKKVRVCVFCKEDKYEAAKGAGAEYVGGQDLVDKIVKENWMDFDVVIASPDMMGLVGRLGKVLGPRGLMPNPKAGTVTPDVAKAVTEAKAGKIEYRLDKTNIIHCPIGKASFGAEKLDANFTTLIEAIVKAKPAAAKGTYLKSCVVTSTMGVGVPVSTAKYGA; encoded by the coding sequence ATGAAACACGGCAAGAAGTATAATGATAGTGTAAAGACTATCGAAGCTGATAAATTTTATGATTCCGCAGAAGCTCTCGATTTAGTATGCAAGAATGCAAAGGCTAAGTTCGATGAGACTGTTGAAGTACATGTACGTCTCGGCGTTGACTCAAGACATGCTGACCAGCAGGTTCGTGGTGCTGTTGTACTTCCGAACGGTACTGGTAAGAAGGTTAGAGTATGCGTATTCTGTAAGGAAGACAAGTACGAAGCAGCTAAGGGTGCTGGCGCTGAATATGTAGGCGGACAGGATCTCGTTGACAAGATCGTTAAGGAAAACTGGATGGATTTCGACGTAGTTATCGCATCACCTGACATGATGGGTCTCGTTGGTCGTCTCGGTAAGGTTCTCGGCCCAAGAGGTCTCATGCCAAACCCGAAGGCTGGTACAGTTACTCCTGACGTAGCTAAGGCTGTTACAGAAGCTAAGGCTGGTAAGATCGAATACCGTCTCGACAAGACAAACATCATCCACTGCCCGATCGGCAAGGCTTCATTCGGTGCTGAAAAGCTCGACGCTAACTTCACAACACTTATCGAAGCTATCGTAAAGGCTAAGCCGGCTGCAGCTAAGGGTACATACCTCAAGTCTTGCGTAGTTACATCTACAATGGGCGTTGGTGTTCCTGTATCAACAGCCAAGTATGGCGCTTAA
- a CDS encoding GGDEF and EAL domain-containing protein — MDNKILNDKLFEAFASSSDNVYVYVTDLQNGLSRWSKNSVEYFNFPDEYMTNVLPFLQENIHPEDQEGYFSDLAEVLSGKRDRHSYQYRLKNRYGEYVWIECKGSVIRENGVPVIFAGLMTRLDNQNKYDSVTGLPTIFDFYNYDFKGKNGFLLLIGIDQFRKVVSNYGYHVGDRVLVEFAKKIRKLCEPDARLYRMSGDEFLVITENISSETLQEFFECIKDSAGEIELEDSRKIHLSVTAGASAFPADGTEKEELLSNAEHSLEYSKSTRRGELLIFSKTIADSQMRLQKLREELKQSIRDNFKGFTLYFQPIVDGERNRIIGCEALLRWKGETIKDSYPGEFIKILEDDGNIIPVGRWVMEQAVKQQSIWNREYPGIIVSFNVSYQQFVADRFIENLMDAVTKYGVDPSSMIVELTESCKVEKSEELAEIFRKLKDEGYKVALDDFGTAYASLEMLRNLPASIIKIEHSFVRELADPGHDVDYVIIDSLLAMCRKLKCNAIVEGVESAKVADMIKDLDTTMLQGYYYSKPVPREEFEKMLESQK, encoded by the coding sequence GTGGATAATAAAATTCTTAATGATAAATTATTTGAGGCATTCGCTTCTTCATCTGATAATGTATACGTTTATGTCACAGATCTGCAGAACGGACTGAGCAGATGGTCAAAGAATTCGGTTGAATATTTTAATTTTCCCGATGAATATATGACAAATGTGTTACCGTTTCTGCAGGAAAATATCCATCCTGAAGACCAGGAAGGATATTTCTCGGATCTGGCAGAAGTGCTTTCAGGAAAGCGTGACAGGCACAGCTACCAGTATCGTCTTAAAAACCGTTACGGCGAATATGTATGGATAGAATGCAAGGGCAGTGTGATCAGGGAAAATGGTGTTCCTGTAATTTTTGCCGGGCTTATGACAAGACTTGACAATCAGAACAAATATGATTCCGTAACCGGACTGCCTACAATATTTGATTTTTATAATTATGATTTTAAAGGAAAGAACGGTTTTCTTCTTCTCATTGGCATTGATCAGTTCAGAAAAGTAGTCAGCAATTACGGTTATCATGTTGGTGACCGTGTACTTGTTGAATTTGCAAAAAAAATAAGGAAGCTGTGTGAACCTGATGCCAGACTTTACCGGATGAGCGGCGATGAATTCCTTGTGATCACCGAAAATATCTCCAGTGAGACTCTTCAGGAGTTTTTCGAATGTATTAAGGATTCTGCCGGTGAGATCGAACTTGAGGACAGCAGAAAGATTCATCTTTCAGTAACAGCCGGTGCAAGTGCTTTTCCGGCCGACGGTACAGAAAAGGAAGAACTGTTAAGCAATGCGGAACATTCTCTTGAATACAGCAAGAGCACAAGACGCGGTGAACTTCTTATATTCTCCAAGACGATAGCTGACAGTCAGATGCGTCTTCAGAAACTCAGAGAAGAACTCAAGCAGAGTATCAGGGATAATTTCAAAGGCTTTACTCTGTATTTTCAGCCTATTGTTGACGGCGAAAGAAACAGGATAATCGGCTGTGAGGCTCTGCTCAGATGGAAAGGCGAAACCATAAAAGACTCCTATCCGGGTGAGTTTATCAAAATTCTTGAAGATGACGGCAACATTATACCTGTCGGCAGATGGGTAATGGAACAGGCTGTAAAGCAGCAGAGTATCTGGAACAGGGAATATCCAGGAATCATAGTAAGTTTCAATGTTTCATACCAGCAGTTCGTTGCTGACAGATTTATTGAAAATCTGATGGATGCAGTTACAAAGTACGGCGTCGATCCGTCCAGTATGATAGTTGAACTTACCGAAAGCTGTAAGGTCGAAAAATCAGAAGAACTTGCTGAAATATTCAGAAAGCTGAAAGACGAGGGATACAAAGTCGCTCTTGACGACTTCGGTACAGCCTACGCTTCACTGGAAATGCTCAGGAATCTTCCGGCAAGCATCATAAAGATAGAACACTCATTCGTAAGGGAACTTGCTGATCCCGGACATGATGTTGACTATGTTATCATAGACAGCCTGCTTGCAATGTGCAGAAAGCTTAAGTGCAATGCAATAGTTGAAGGCGTTGAAAGTGCGAAAGTCGCAGATATGATAAAAGATCTCGACACCACTATGCTTCAGGGCTACTATTATTCAAAACCGGTTCCTCGTGAGGAATTTGAAAAAATGCTTGAAAGTCAGAAATAA
- the proB gene encoding glutamate 5-kinase encodes MERISDKKRIVIKLGTSTLAHSTGKLNIRKMTSLVRVLADLQNSGKELVIVSSGAIGLGVGKLGLKARPSDTPSKQACAAVGQCELMYMYDNLFDEYGITVAQILLTKTILEKNNVVNTFEKLISMGVVPIVNENDTVAIDELELEIGENDSLSAMVANLAKADLLIILSDIDGLFSSDPHTDKTAKLIPVVEKIDHHIEEIAGGAGSSLGTGGMATKINAAKIATESGIDMIIMNGKNPEMLYDLFEDIPVGTLFKANK; translated from the coding sequence ATGGAACGTATTTCAGATAAAAAGCGTATCGTCATAAAACTCGGAACATCAACACTTGCCCACAGTACCGGAAAGCTCAATATCAGAAAAATGACTTCACTTGTCCGCGTACTGGCAGACCTCCAGAACTCCGGAAAAGAACTCGTCATTGTGTCTTCCGGTGCTATCGGACTCGGCGTAGGCAAACTCGGACTTAAGGCACGTCCTTCCGACACTCCGTCAAAACAGGCGTGTGCTGCAGTTGGCCAGTGTGAGCTCATGTACATGTATGACAATCTCTTTGACGAATACGGCATAACAGTAGCCCAGATCCTTCTTACAAAAACTATTCTCGAAAAGAACAACGTTGTAAATACTTTTGAAAAGCTTATTTCAATGGGTGTTGTTCCGATCGTAAACGAAAATGATACAGTCGCAATCGACGAACTGGAACTTGAGATCGGCGAAAACGATTCTCTTTCCGCTATGGTCGCAAATCTTGCAAAAGCGGATCTTCTTATTATCCTTTCCGACATTGACGGCCTTTTCAGCTCCGATCCGCACACAGACAAAACCGCAAAGCTTATTCCTGTAGTTGAAAAGATAGATCACCACATCGAGGAGATCGCCGGAGGCGCAGGTTCATCACTCGGTACAGGCGGCATGGCAACAAAGATAAACGCTGCAAAAATAGCGACTGAATCAGGCATTGACATGATCATCATGAACGGAAAGAATCCTGAAATGCTCTACGATCTTTTCGAAGATATTCCTGTAGGCACGCTTTTCAAAGCTAACAAATAA
- a CDS encoding D-2-hydroxyacid dehydrogenase: MNKITVLDWDTVSTGDISEDEIFSDGNITFYGLTTAEQTAGRIADSNIVLCNKVLITREIIESCPDLKYIGLFATGFNNIDIKAAKDHGITVCNAGSYSTNAVAQHTFALILQHYSKVSLYREYTESGKWITSPTFSAFPYPMYELAGRTIAVVGFGSIGKAVAKIADAFGMNVIVNTRTKPENCSYELVSLDDAFRRADIITFHCPLTEATKGAISRERIALMKEDAIIINTSRGPVADEQALADALNSGRIAGAGLDVLGYEPMRKDCPLYGAKKLHHHSARCLGSS, translated from the coding sequence ATGAATAAGATAACCGTACTTGACTGGGATACCGTTTCAACAGGTGACATCAGTGAAGATGAGATCTTTTCTGACGGAAATATCACCTTTTACGGCCTCACCACTGCTGAACAGACTGCCGGACGTATCGCTGACAGCAATATCGTCCTGTGCAACAAGGTCCTGATCACCAGAGAGATAATCGAATCGTGTCCTGATCTTAAATATATCGGTCTGTTTGCCACAGGTTTCAATAACATCGACATAAAAGCCGCAAAGGATCACGGCATAACAGTATGCAATGCCGGATCATATTCGACAAATGCAGTTGCACAGCACACATTCGCTCTTATTCTGCAGCATTACAGCAAGGTTTCACTGTACCGTGAATATACCGAAAGCGGAAAATGGATCACATCACCTACGTTCTCTGCATTTCCTTATCCGATGTACGAACTCGCCGGCAGAACCATTGCAGTAGTCGGATTCGGAAGCATAGGAAAGGCAGTTGCAAAGATCGCTGATGCATTCGGTATGAATGTCATAGTAAACACCAGAACCAAGCCGGAAAACTGCAGCTATGAACTGGTAAGCCTGGACGATGCATTCAGACGTGCAGATATTATCACCTTCCACTGCCCTCTTACCGAGGCAACAAAAGGTGCCATAAGCCGCGAACGCATTGCACTTATGAAGGAAGATGCAATAATCATAAACACTTCAAGAGGTCCGGTGGCTGATGAACAGGCTCTTGCCGACGCACTCAATTCCGGCAGGATAGCCGGTGCGGGACTTGACGTTCTCGGATACGAACCAATGAGAAAAGACTGTCCGCTGTACGGCGCCAAAAAACTGCATCATCACTCCGCACGTTGCCTGGGCTCCTCTTGA
- a CDS encoding bifunctional diguanylate cyclase/phosphodiesterase gives MNRKITRSDGSIRQQRIRVIVSMICITMLLSISAMLFLAVNQSEISSEYSHMIETDMRNKDNLTKISKNLYNHEEMIFQYIISDDTVWTRTRIREQTADLEEELRNNLDEFGNNVANTEYEEYYRIIELGASEYLESVDRVVEFADTGDVSSANFYMNVCLNKYIFKVNNTITEYEKLMNADVKETRTNMLHKTAQASQTTAVGITLVVLFSLISMFTCGKVSKNLLNKDSLTCADNFDYFHKLCGTLAKNGHFSNYTCVFCNIKDFRFYNSKYGYKAGDQVLTEFAFHIRNFLVKGEHFARDGGDSFLLLIYSEREDQFISHMKDIKIDILEHSDQLEVYCGLYRIQEKDTPGDAFAACTLALSTARESTSDSFIRYDPKMFTEMNSRMDTLYLCNQGLKNGEFIVYYQPKVNIENNTLCGCEALVRWLHDGKLIPPGKFINILEEKGNISALDFYVFRRVCSDIAEWLKKGIEPVRVSSNFSKIHLKDPDFADKIIKTIDEYGIDPKYIEVEITESSAYDDFSSLAEFVKTMKNEGIFTSMDDFGTGYSSLSMLRDLDVDVIKIDKSFIDDLDRENNPNKKMIGNIVRMIHDLEREVICEGIETKEQVEFLKQIHCFAAQGYLYDTPLPHDEFEKRLNDPVYKNR, from the coding sequence ATGAACAGGAAAATTACAAGATCTGACGGCAGCATACGCCAGCAAAGGATCCGTGTGATTGTATCCATGATATGCATTACAATGCTTCTTTCCATCTCAGCAATGCTTTTCCTGGCCGTGAATCAGTCAGAAATCTCATCGGAATACAGTCACATGATCGAAACAGATATGCGCAACAAGGACAATCTGACAAAGATCAGCAAAAATCTTTACAACCACGAAGAAATGATCTTCCAGTACATCATTTCGGATGATACGGTCTGGACCCGTACAAGGATAAGGGAACAGACTGCAGACCTCGAGGAAGAACTGCGTAACAATCTTGACGAGTTCGGAAACAATGTCGCAAATACGGAATACGAAGAATATTACCGCATAATAGAACTCGGCGCATCTGAATACCTTGAAAGCGTGGACAGAGTCGTGGAATTTGCTGATACCGGAGACGTTTCGTCGGCAAACTTCTATATGAACGTCTGCCTGAACAAATACATTTTCAAAGTAAACAACACAATAACCGAATATGAAAAACTTATGAACGCTGATGTGAAAGAGACCCGCACGAACATGCTGCACAAAACAGCACAGGCAAGCCAGACCACCGCAGTCGGAATAACACTTGTCGTGCTTTTCTCACTTATATCAATGTTCACCTGCGGAAAAGTGTCGAAAAATCTTCTCAACAAGGATTCTCTCACATGCGCGGATAATTTTGATTATTTCCACAAGCTGTGCGGCACTCTTGCGAAAAACGGCCATTTCAGTAATTATACGTGTGTTTTCTGTAACATCAAGGACTTCAGGTTCTATAACAGCAAATACGGCTACAAGGCCGGTGACCAGGTCCTTACTGAGTTTGCTTTTCATATCAGGAACTTTCTGGTCAAAGGAGAGCACTTCGCCCGTGACGGCGGCGACAGCTTCCTGCTTCTTATCTACAGTGAACGCGAGGATCAGTTTATCTCGCACATGAAAGATATAAAGATCGATATACTTGAACACTCCGACCAGCTGGAAGTCTACTGCGGCTTATACAGAATACAGGAAAAGGACACACCGGGCGATGCCTTTGCCGCATGTACTCTTGCACTGAGTACAGCACGCGAAAGCACCAGCGATTCATTTATCCGGTACGATCCTAAAATGTTCACTGAGATGAACTCACGTATGGATACTCTTTACCTCTGTAACCAGGGCCTCAAAAACGGCGAGTTTATCGTCTACTATCAGCCAAAGGTAAACATCGAAAACAATACACTGTGCGGATGTGAGGCGCTTGTGCGCTGGCTGCACGACGGCAAGCTGATACCTCCGGGAAAATTCATAAACATTCTGGAGGAAAAAGGCAATATCAGCGCTCTTGACTTCTATGTTTTCAGGCGCGTCTGCAGTGACATTGCCGAATGGCTCAAAAAAGGCATCGAGCCTGTACGTGTTTCATCAAACTTTTCAAAAATACACCTGAAAGATCCTGACTTTGCAGATAAAATAATAAAGACAATAGACGAATACGGTATCGATCCAAAGTACATTGAAGTGGAGATCACAGAATCATCAGCCTATGATGACTTCTCTTCTCTTGCTGAGTTTGTAAAGACCATGAAAAACGAAGGCATATTCACATCGATGGACGACTTCGGAACCGGATATTCATCACTGTCCATGCTGCGTGATCTCGATGTTGACGTTATCAAGATAGATAAATCATTTATCGATGACCTTGACAGGGAAAACAACCCGAACAAGAAAATGATAGGCAACATCGTCCGCATGATACACGATCTTGAACGAGAAGTCATCTGCGAAGGCATTGAAACAAAAGAGCAGGTGGAATTTCTTAAACAGATACACTGCTTTGCAGCCCAGGGCTATCTTTACGATACTCCTCTTCCGCATGACGAATTCGAAAAAAGGCTCAACGATCCTGTTTACAAGAACCGGTGA